A section of the Paenibacillus aurantius genome encodes:
- a CDS encoding TRAP transporter large permease, whose protein sequence is MINTAAIVILVVTFVVLLILRFPISITLAGSALITLMYLQVPWVVVGQRMIQGINSYSLLTIPFFILAGQIMSAGGMALRIVNFAQLFVGAVRGGLALVNCVACMFFGNISGSAVADVSSIGSVLIPAMKKKGYDADYAVAVTTSASIQGVIVPPSHNLVLYSIAAGGVSISSLFLGGIVPGLCLLVTLMIVSYLIAVKRGYAKGDPIKWSDVPKIVRDGFLSLMTGVIILGGILTGWFTATESGAMACAYAFILTFFVYRDVPLSGFYLILKRTLRTVAMVLFLIAASDAFGWVLAYLQIPALVTDLFLSISDNPYIIMLLINVLLLLLGFPMDMAPMILIMTPILLPVVTSMGIDPVHFGIIMILNCGIGLITPPVGTVLFVGCAIGRVTVDQATKASWPFFLAMCGVLLLLTYMPGITLWLPHLFAGK, encoded by the coding sequence ATGATCAACACAGCCGCCATTGTCATTCTCGTCGTCACGTTCGTGGTTCTTCTCATCCTGCGGTTCCCTATCTCCATCACGCTGGCGGGCTCCGCGCTCATTACCCTGATGTATTTGCAGGTCCCTTGGGTGGTCGTCGGACAGCGGATGATTCAGGGTATCAACTCGTACTCGCTTCTGACGATCCCGTTCTTCATTCTCGCCGGCCAAATCATGAGCGCGGGCGGAATGGCGCTTCGCATCGTCAATTTCGCCCAGCTGTTCGTAGGAGCGGTCCGGGGCGGGCTCGCCCTCGTCAACTGCGTCGCCTGCATGTTCTTCGGGAACATCTCGGGCTCGGCGGTGGCCGACGTTTCGTCCATCGGCTCCGTGCTTATCCCGGCGATGAAAAAGAAAGGCTATGACGCCGATTACGCCGTCGCCGTCACCACCTCCGCTTCCATCCAGGGGGTAATCGTCCCGCCGAGCCATAACCTCGTGCTGTATTCCATCGCGGCGGGCGGGGTCTCGATCTCCTCCCTGTTTCTCGGCGGCATTGTCCCGGGACTATGCCTGCTCGTCACCCTGATGATCGTCTCTTACCTGATCGCCGTGAAGCGCGGCTATGCCAAGGGAGATCCAATCAAATGGTCGGATGTCCCGAAGATTGTCCGGGACGGCTTCCTGTCGCTGATGACCGGCGTCATCATTCTCGGAGGGATTCTGACCGGCTGGTTCACCGCGACGGAATCCGGAGCGATGGCCTGTGCGTATGCGTTCATCCTGACGTTCTTCGTTTACCGGGACGTTCCGCTGAGCGGCTTCTACCTGATCCTGAAACGCACGCTGCGCACGGTGGCTATGGTTTTGTTCCTGATCGCCGCGTCGGATGCCTTCGGCTGGGTGCTCGCGTATCTCCAGATTCCCGCTCTCGTTACGGATTTATTCCTGAGCATTTCGGATAATCCTTATATTATCATGCTTCTCATTAACGTCCTGCTGCTCCTTCTCGGATTCCCTATGGATATGGCCCCCATGATTCTGATCATGACGCCGATCCTGCTGCCGGTCGTCACCTCGATGGGCATCGACCCGGTTCATTTCGGCATCATCATGATCCTGAACTGCGGGATCGGCTTGATCACTCCGCCGGTCGGCACCGTGCTGTTCGTCGGCTGCGCCATCGGACGGGTGACGGTCGATCAGGCAACCAAGGCCTCCTGGCCGTTTTTCCTCGCGATGTGCGGCGTTCTGCTGCTCTTGACCTACATGCCGGGAATCACGCTCTGGCTGCCGCATCTGTTCGCTGGCAAATAG
- a CDS encoding TRAP transporter small permease encodes MKSLKQVALWIDSFFENLALVALASMTVIVTIQVLTRKLFNHVFFWSEEVTLLLMVWFTFMGIAIGFREKLHMAMDSVTKFFPAGVNKVLDKVINVCIFLFGLYLLKNGWDFTVLMADSKLPATQLSNSVQYAVMPLTGFMICVYSLLQFLGINTVRHEGMEEGSE; translated from the coding sequence GTGAAGTCATTAAAACAAGTCGCTCTTTGGATCGACAGCTTCTTTGAGAACCTGGCCTTGGTCGCTCTCGCATCCATGACGGTCATTGTCACGATTCAAGTTCTGACCCGAAAGCTGTTCAACCACGTTTTCTTCTGGTCGGAGGAGGTGACGCTCCTGCTGATGGTCTGGTTTACGTTCATGGGGATCGCCATCGGGTTCCGCGAGAAGCTGCACATGGCGATGGACAGCGTCACGAAATTTTTCCCGGCCGGCGTCAATAAGGTGCTGGATAAGGTCATCAACGTGTGCATCTTCCTGTTCGGGCTGTATCTGCTGAAGAACGGATGGGATTTCACGGTGTTGATGGCGGACTCGAAGCTGCCCGCGACCCAGCTCTCGAACAGCGTTCAATATGCCGTCATGCCGCTGACCGGCTTCATGATCTGCGTGTACTCCCTGCTGCAGTTCCTGGGCATCAATACCGTCCGGCACGAAGGAATGGAGGAGGGAAGCGAATGA
- a CDS encoding deoxyguanosinetriphosphate triphosphohydrolase family protein → MDLRKMRLDEPNSVTFSEEREEYERDYARLIQSPAFRRLQGKSQVFGAGSGDYYRTRLTHSLEVSQIAREAARRLGKQYPFLSRRTHPGLVIHPEVVECASLAHDLGHPPFGHRGEEVLNRLLMEQYGMKYEGNAQNYRILMFLEKRAGSDSGLDLTAAVLLAINKYPFSLEEPDRLKGVYGPEWEEIGELRRLWKMPEGCSTLEAQLMDLCDDIAYSTHDIEDGIRAGKIQMNRTFFEDDWLADHLVLEIVNDQGNSEVGWDQVDIKERVWTVLAAYLKQWEEIYALCGNETSRARREMKARWVSMFAARVGIIDDPVKGWKKVTFVRDGQQDYDLLRTMEILKKLAWVTLIKDFRVQRLQLRSEIMIRRLWDSFIVPETGRLILPPDWLQNYERHSGEWPWPRFVADYLSGMTDAYAEKVYAELFASKSGSIYEMD, encoded by the coding sequence AAGAGAGGGAAGAGTATGAGCGGGACTACGCCCGGCTCATCCAGTCTCCGGCCTTCCGGCGGCTGCAGGGGAAATCGCAGGTGTTCGGGGCGGGATCCGGCGACTATTACCGCACACGGCTCACCCACTCCCTCGAGGTATCGCAAATTGCCCGGGAGGCGGCCCGGCGCCTGGGGAAGCAGTATCCCTTCCTGAGCCGGCGGACCCACCCCGGCCTGGTGATCCATCCGGAGGTGGTCGAGTGCGCTTCGCTTGCCCATGACCTCGGCCATCCGCCGTTTGGGCACCGCGGGGAAGAGGTGTTGAACCGCCTCCTGATGGAGCAGTACGGAATGAAATACGAGGGCAACGCCCAGAATTACCGGATTCTGATGTTTCTCGAGAAGCGGGCTGGAAGCGACAGCGGCCTGGACCTGACCGCCGCGGTTCTGCTCGCGATCAACAAGTATCCCTTCTCGCTCGAGGAGCCGGACCGGCTGAAGGGAGTGTACGGGCCGGAGTGGGAAGAGATCGGGGAGCTGCGCCGGCTCTGGAAGATGCCGGAGGGCTGCTCGACGCTGGAGGCCCAGCTGATGGACCTGTGCGACGATATCGCCTATTCCACGCACGACATTGAGGACGGCATCCGAGCCGGCAAGATTCAGATGAACCGCACTTTCTTCGAGGATGACTGGCTGGCCGACCATCTCGTGCTGGAGATCGTGAACGATCAAGGCAACTCCGAGGTGGGCTGGGACCAAGTGGACATCAAGGAGAGGGTCTGGACCGTGCTCGCCGCTTATCTCAAGCAGTGGGAGGAAATCTATGCCCTGTGCGGCAACGAGACCTCCCGCGCCCGCCGGGAGATGAAGGCACGCTGGGTCAGCATGTTCGCGGCCCGCGTGGGAATCATCGACGACCCCGTGAAGGGGTGGAAGAAGGTCACCTTCGTCCGGGACGGCCAGCAGGACTACGACCTGCTGCGGACGATGGAAATCTTGAAGAAGCTGGCTTGGGTGACGCTTATCAAGGATTTTCGCGTCCAGCGCCTCCAGCTGCGCAGCGAGATCATGATCCGCCGGCTGTGGGACAGCTTCATTGTGCCGGAAACGGGACGGCTCATTCTGCCGCCCGACTGGCTGCAGAATTACGAGCGCCACAGCGGCGAATGGCCGTGGCCCCGCTTTGTGGCGGACTACCTGTCCGGAATGACGGACGCCTACGCCGAGAAGGTATACGCCGAGCTGTTCGCGAGCAAATCCGGCTCCATCTATGAGATGGATTGA
- a CDS encoding TRAP transporter substrate-binding protein yields MVKKWWLGTTTAVLLAGLTLTGCGLGNGNVQKQGGAASPAGTGQPETKKASLTFRLADTHPPDYPTVLGDKKFAELVNQKSNGRIKIDVFPSSQLGEEKAVVEQVQLGAIEFTRVSTGVVADFSKPMGVFSLPYIFENEEHEWKFLTSAEGTKLLDGLTASKFVGLAYFDSGARNFYSRKPMKGPEDIKGQKIRVIQNKINIDLIGALGGSATPMPYGDVFSSLQTGVIDAAENNWPSYDTSNHYTVAKNYILDGHQRVPEVLMMSKAAFDKLSDDDKKIIKEAAQEAIPYQREEWKKFEKKSEEKVRAAGVTITEVKDVKPWQEAVKPVIDKYRAEYKDVLDAIDKYRK; encoded by the coding sequence ATGGTAAAAAAATGGTGGTTGGGCACGACGACAGCCGTCCTGCTGGCGGGATTGACGCTGACGGGATGCGGGCTTGGCAATGGCAATGTACAGAAGCAGGGAGGAGCCGCGAGCCCGGCCGGCACCGGCCAGCCGGAGACGAAGAAAGCGAGCTTGACCTTCCGTCTCGCGGATACGCATCCTCCGGATTACCCGACCGTGCTCGGCGACAAGAAATTTGCGGAGCTCGTTAACCAGAAATCGAACGGCCGCATCAAGATCGACGTCTTTCCTTCCTCCCAGCTCGGAGAGGAGAAAGCGGTAGTCGAACAGGTTCAGCTCGGCGCCATTGAATTCACCCGGGTGAGCACCGGGGTGGTCGCCGACTTCAGCAAGCCGATGGGGGTCTTCTCCCTTCCTTATATCTTTGAGAACGAGGAGCATGAGTGGAAGTTCCTGACGAGCGCGGAAGGGACCAAGCTTCTGGACGGCTTGACTGCCTCCAAGTTCGTAGGTCTCGCGTACTTCGATTCGGGGGCGAGAAACTTCTACAGCCGCAAGCCGATGAAAGGACCGGAAGACATCAAGGGCCAGAAGATCCGTGTCATCCAGAACAAAATCAACATTGACCTGATCGGCGCCCTGGGCGGAAGCGCCACCCCGATGCCGTACGGCGACGTCTTCTCCTCTCTGCAGACCGGGGTCATCGATGCGGCGGAGAACAACTGGCCGAGCTACGATACGTCCAATCACTACACCGTGGCCAAGAACTATATTCTGGACGGCCACCAGCGGGTGCCGGAGGTGCTCATGATGAGCAAAGCCGCGTTCGACAAGCTGTCGGACGACGACAAGAAGATCATCAAGGAAGCCGCTCAGGAAGCCATCCCGTACCAGCGCGAGGAATGGAAGAAGTTCGAGAAGAAGTCCGAGGAGAAGGTTCGGGCGGCCGGGGTCACCATCACCGAAGTGAAGGATGTAAAGCCTTGGCAGGAGGCGGTCAAGCCGGTCATTGATAAATACCGGGCCGAGTACAAGGATGTGCTCGACGCTATCGACAAATACCGCAAATAA